From the genome of Hymenobacter sp. PAMC 26628, one region includes:
- a CDS encoding alpha/beta hydrolase family protein gives MLAHVPFILTGLRHGRPFAADATYRADGRAKPVVVFVHGFKGFKDWGHFPQLAVFFAEQGFVFVKLNLSHNGVVMGGTGDLEDLDAFGRNNFSLELDDLSQLLDALGTPGATPLPPAELDLARLSLVGHSRGGALVLLKAAEDARVRAVATWAAIADIDQRWGPEVLAEWARTGQLMVPNSRTGQPLPMYYQIVEDYEANRARLDILANVAHRLPQPLLIVHGDADETVPLDAAHALHAAKPDAELLLVPGATHMFGGAHPWLGDALPGPAHLVAARTAEFLARHT, from the coding sequence ATGCTCGCCCACGTTCCGTTCATTCTCACCGGCTTGCGGCACGGCCGGCCGTTTGCCGCCGACGCTACCTACCGGGCCGACGGCCGCGCCAAACCGGTGGTGGTATTTGTGCACGGCTTTAAAGGATTTAAGGATTGGGGCCATTTCCCGCAGCTGGCCGTTTTTTTTGCCGAGCAGGGCTTCGTGTTCGTCAAGCTAAACTTATCGCACAACGGCGTGGTGATGGGCGGCACCGGCGACCTGGAAGATTTGGACGCCTTCGGCCGCAACAACTTCAGCCTGGAGCTCGACGACCTGAGCCAGCTGCTCGACGCCCTGGGCACGCCCGGAGCCACGCCCCTGCCCCCGGCCGAACTGGATTTGGCCCGGCTCTCGCTCGTGGGCCACAGCCGCGGCGGGGCCCTGGTGCTGCTCAAGGCCGCCGAAGATGCCCGGGTGCGGGCCGTGGCCACCTGGGCCGCCATTGCCGACATCGACCAGCGCTGGGGCCCCGAGGTGCTGGCCGAGTGGGCCCGCACCGGCCAGCTGATGGTGCCCAACAGCCGCACCGGCCAGCCCCTGCCCATGTACTACCAGATTGTGGAGGATTACGAGGCCAACCGCGCACGGCTCGACATCCTGGCCAACGTGGCGCACCGCTTGCCCCAGCCTCTGCTCATTGTGCACGGCGACGCCGACGAAACCGTGCCCCTGGATGCCGCCCACGCCCTGCACGCCGCCAAGCCCGACGCCGAGCTGCTGCTGGTGCCCGGGGCCACGCACATGTTTGGCGGGGCCCACCCCTGGCTAGGCGACGCACTGCCCGGGCCGGCCCACCTGGTGGCCGCGCGCACGGCCGAGTTTCTGGCCCGGCACACGTGA
- the folK gene encoding 2-amino-4-hydroxy-6-hydroxymethyldihydropteridine diphosphokinase, translating to MSVPALAYLLLGSNLGNRAAYLQAARTGLAAAGELVATSGIYETAAWGPADQPAYLNQAVGLRTALAPAALLAHCLATEAAAGRERHERWGSRTLDVDVLLYDNLVIDTLSLTVPHPRLPVRRFALGPLAEIAAALVHPQLRLTIAELLRRCPDSLAVRPWAG from the coding sequence GTGAGCGTGCCCGCCCTGGCCTACCTGCTGCTGGGCAGCAACCTCGGCAACCGTGCGGCCTACCTGCAAGCGGCGCGCACCGGCCTGGCCGCCGCGGGCGAATTGGTGGCCACCTCAGGCATTTACGAAACCGCCGCCTGGGGCCCCGCCGACCAGCCGGCCTACCTCAACCAGGCCGTGGGCTTGCGCACCGCGCTGGCCCCGGCGGCGCTGCTGGCCCATTGCCTGGCCACCGAAGCCGCCGCCGGCCGCGAGCGGCACGAGCGCTGGGGCAGCCGCACCCTCGACGTGGACGTGCTGCTCTACGACAACCTAGTTATTGACACCCTTAGCCTAACCGTGCCGCACCCGCGCCTGCCAGTGCGCCGGTTCGCGCTGGGGCCCCTGGCTGAAATCGCCGCCGCGTTGGTGCACCCGCAGCTGCGCCTTACCATTGCCGAGCTGCTCCGCCGCTGCCCCGATTCGCTGGCCGTGCGGCCGTGGGCCGGGTAG